AAATTGCTTGAGCAATTCATTGACCGAGATTGTACCAATAAACTCCCGTCCTTCGTTCAGAACAGCAATAATTTCCATCTGATGTTGAAGCACCAGACCCATAATTTCGAACAAATGCTGGTCTTCGAGCACATACATCTGCTCAAATAGCCGCATAACTGCCCCCACGGGTTGCTCGTCGTCGCCAGCATCCAGTAGTAATTCTTCACTTACGATGCCTCGGTACTCTCCCTCACTGGTTAGAGCAAGTTGCCCGACGCGATGTTCCTGCATCCAGTCCAACGCCCGCGCAACCGAATCGGTCGGTTTCAGGGCCGGAAGCATTGGGTCTATTAGTTCGGCAGCCAGCATATACGTTGCGTGTAGTGTTTTAACAGAAAACTGTTGCCAGAAAACTACAGAAAAACTTCCATAGTTCAAATTTTGATCGCTTGGCCTAACCCTTAATTAGGCAATCACCTCTTTTTTGTAAACCAACCAGGTACTTATTCGACTAATTCGCCCACGAAGTGCCGGGTAAGCCAGCTTTCCAGTAATTCGTTGAATCGGTCGGGGCACTCCATCATGGGTGCATGGCAACACTTATCAATAAAGTACAATTCAGAATGCTCAATCAGTCGGTTGAATTCATGACCGACCTCCGCTGGTGTGATCGTATCATTCAGCCCCCA
This window of the Spirosoma aerolatum genome carries:
- a CDS encoding CBS domain-containing protein, whose amino-acid sequence is MLAAELIDPMLPALKPTDSVARALDWMQEHRVGQLALTSEGEYRGIVSEELLLDAGDDEQPVGAVMRLFEQMYVLEDQHLFEIMGLVLQHQMEIIAVLNEGREFIGTISVNELLKQFAQELGVQDVGAILILNLNERDYSMSEISRLIESNNVKIISSYFSSAAYGMPDRSRLTMKLNRRDIAPVISTLERFGYQIEAAFANAPVESIDQERLDSLLRYLNT